The following coding sequences are from one Triticum aestivum cultivar Chinese Spring chromosome 5A, IWGSC CS RefSeq v2.1, whole genome shotgun sequence window:
- the LOC123102696 gene encoding regulation of nuclear pre-mRNA domain-containing protein 1A: MSSAFSEEILADKLAKLNNTQQCIETLSHWCIYHRKDAELIVQTWAKQFHNSGNEQKVPFLYLANDILQNSKRNGTEFVEEFWKVLPTTLKDVAEKGDDRGKKTVSRLVDIWQERRVFGSRAGGIKDVMLGTAPLPVLDMTKKRSHSSSIKIVKRDSRSVKLRLGVGGTAERIVSALHTVLSEQADEDADLENCKTSMRHVGKMEKDVDSACNKAEDPRRETLCTKLKDEEATMKKCIEKLKAVEENRAAVVSELKEALQEQESELEKVRTQLQLAEAMVEETANMQRRLNNEPIIPSSKLASSVEPGNSLSNGQVKGQQKTAAAILADKIASSSNSQQILQSALSKFAAENSSEIRSDKRMKVEQSSQVPSVANAAAFVPMPSMVTTAAQQPQTILVQQTPVQGQASAPQPQYNIYQAPPQHFVQQPGGLIMGMPYSMNTMNPPPPPPPPQMMNLARAQTQPQPPTQQMLQQQMQMNVAPPMQFTLQQPGAPPFRPLQPPPGMQFFHHQSQ, from the exons ATGAGCAGCGCGTTCAGCGAGGAGATACTCGCCGACAAGCTCGCCAAGCTCAACAACACGCAGCAGTGCATCGAAA CGCTGTCGCATTGGTGCATTTACCATCGGAAGGATGCAGAGCTAATTGTCCAAACATGGGCCAAGCAGTTCCATAATTCTGGAAATGAACAAAAGGTCCCTTTCCTTTATCTGGCTAATGACATCCTACAGAACAGTAAGCGCAATGGCACCGAGTTTGTAGAAGAATTCTGGAAGGTCCTCCCAACAACACTTAAAGATGTAGCTGAAAAGGGTGACGACCGTGGGAAGAAGACGGTCTCTAGGCTG GTTGATATATGGCAAGAAAGGAGAGTTTTTGGTTCACGTGCTGGGGGCATCAAGGATGTGATGCTTGGAACTGCCCCCCTTCCTGTATTAGATATGACCAAAAAGCGCTCTCACAGTTCATCCATCAAGATTGTTAAAAGAGATTCACGTTCTGTAAAACTG AGACTAGGCGTTGGAGGAACTGCAGAGAGAATTGTATCTGCGTTGCATACTGTTCTCAGTGAACAAGCAGATGAAGATGCTGACCTCGAAAACTGCAAGACATCTATGCGTCATGTTGGAAAGATGGAGAAGGATGTTGACAGTGCCTGTAACAAAG CTGAGGATCCTCGTCGTGAGACTCTTTGCACAAAATTGAAGGATGAGGAGGCTACCATGAAAAAATGCATCGAAAAGCTCAAAGCAGTTGAAGAAAATAGAGCAGCTGTTGTGTCTGAATTGAAAGAGGCATTGCAGGAACAG GAATCGGAGCTGGAGAAGGTCCGCACTCAGTTGCAG TTGGCTGAAGCAATGGTAGAAGAAACGGCCAACATGCAACGGAGGCTCAACAATGAGCCAATCATTCCATCTTCCAAGCTAGCATCATCAGTAGAGCCAGGAAATTCACTCTCTAATGGGCAAGTAAAGGGCCAGCAGAAGACAGCTGCTGCTATCCTCGCGGACAAGATTGCATCATCATCAAACTCTCAGCAAATACTCCAATCTGCACTTTCCAAGTTTGCTGCTGAAAATTCATCTGAGATACGCTCAGATAAAAGGATGAAAGTCGAACAATCCTCACAGGTCCCAAGCGTTGCGAATGCTGCTGCCTTCGTACCAATGCCGTCAATGGTCACCACAGCAGCACAGCAGCCCCAGACAATCTTGGTACAGCAAACTCCTGTGCAAGGCCAAGCTTCTGCGCCACAGCCCCAATACAATATCTACCAGGCCCCTCCACAGCACTTTGTCCAGCAGCCTGGAGGTTTAATTATGGGCATGCCATACAGCATGAACACCATGAATCCACCCCCACCTCCACCACCGCCGCAGATGATGAACCTAGCAAGGGCGCAGACACAGCCTCAACCACCTACACAGCAGATGCTTCAGCAGCAAATGCAGATGAATGTTGCGCCCCCGATGCAGTTTACGCTTCAGCAGCCTGGTGCACCACCTTTCAGGCCTTTGCAGCCACCTCCAGGGATGCAATTTTTCCATCACCAATCTCAGTGA